One Phocaeicola dorei genomic region harbors:
- a CDS encoding sugar-transfer associated ATP-grasp domain-containing protein: MREEFYNMVNVPVSMQGELSLSEKRAVEVLWGGINPRLSFAEYGVFKELCGFDPRYMSHQTYLPLVARTLNNYRYTKLFEHKSLLGYLVNGSLKFPRCIIRCVDQEYYNEQMNQLMFKDVVSLCIRENVLIVKDSVDSAGGKSVEKLDLSNLSEKDKKAQVVRVLNERNRDFVIQECVRQHHSTAIFNESSINTFRITSLYLNGVFSILSIVFRFGKSGMNVDNWGSGGIMIGVYSDGTFQSFGYDIQLNKYYEYNGIVFKNRVIEQIPSLLKQIECIHTSCFSLCKFIGWDVCFNEKNEPVIIELNSSQPGVFGEQICTGPIFGVRTQEVIDYCKKKGFEY; this comes from the coding sequence ATGAGGGAAGAATTCTATAATATGGTGAATGTACCCGTATCCATGCAAGGCGAATTATCTCTTTCAGAGAAACGTGCTGTGGAAGTTTTATGGGGTGGTATTAATCCAAGACTTTCATTTGCAGAATATGGAGTATTCAAGGAACTTTGCGGCTTTGACCCTCGCTATATGAGTCATCAGACTTATTTGCCTTTAGTAGCACGTACACTGAATAATTATCGTTATACAAAATTGTTTGAACATAAAAGTCTTTTAGGATATTTAGTGAATGGCAGTCTTAAGTTTCCTCGTTGTATAATTCGTTGTGTTGATCAAGAATATTATAATGAACAGATGAATCAACTTATGTTTAAGGACGTTGTTAGTCTTTGTATCCGTGAAAATGTCTTGATCGTTAAAGATTCAGTTGATTCTGCAGGAGGAAAAAGTGTTGAGAAGTTGGATTTGTCTAATCTTTCAGAAAAGGATAAGAAAGCACAAGTTGTTCGTGTCTTGAATGAACGGAATCGAGACTTTGTTATACAAGAATGTGTGCGGCAGCATCATTCAACAGCTATATTTAATGAAAGCAGTATAAATACTTTTCGGATAACATCACTTTATCTCAATGGCGTGTTTTCCATTTTATCTATCGTTTTTCGTTTTGGAAAAAGTGGTATGAATGTTGATAATTGGGGAAGTGGCGGAATTATGATAGGGGTTTATTCAGATGGAACTTTTCAGAGTTTTGGTTATGACATTCAATTAAATAAGTATTATGAGTATAATGGTATTGTTTTTAAAAATAGAGTCATAGAACAGATACCTTCATTGTTAAAGCAGATTGAATGTATACATACATCTTGTTTCTCACTTTGCAAATTTATAGGTTGGGATGTATGTTTTAATGAAAAGAATGAGCCTGTCATCATAGAATTGAATAGTTCGCAACCAGGTGTATTTGGTGAACAGATCTGTACAGGACCTATATTTGGCGTACGTACACAGGAGGTGATTGACTATTGTAAAAAGAAAGGATTTGAGTATTAA
- a CDS encoding lipopolysaccharide biosynthesis protein, giving the protein MAEEGSNKTIVKNTIFLYIRSFFMMATNLYASRIILQTLGVNDYGLYGAIGSIVVMFTFINGTLSTGTSRFLTYELGFGNKEKLKKTFSASFAMHLALAFILLVLMETVGLWFVNNEMNIPEGREIAANIVYQFSILTCMFSLTQVPYSASVISHERMNIYAYVGVAEAVFKLILVFFLLYIPTTDNLIAYAAILAAWNIGLQIFYRFYCYKCFPESHLSLCKDKSIYKNMLSYSLWDFIGSFCANGNNQGLNILINLFFGVAVNAARMIAYQVDNAILTFSTNFMTSIQPQIVKSYAAHNKKRFFQLIYEGGRYSFFLMSLVAVPILLETDFILSIWLKEVPVWTSLFLRCIVSIALFRTFARPMIQGVHATGDVKFLNLSSGLFNALTYLPLIYILYWSGLPVWSCFYIHTASAIISSYLEAYSLYKIEKYSMWNYFFDVYLRSIAILLLASLPSVIIVLLLDAGWERLIFTTSISTICIFVCVYTMGLNRDVRRKILIEVTNKIRSLL; this is encoded by the coding sequence ATGGCAGAGGAAGGATCAAATAAAACGATAGTTAAGAATACGATATTTCTTTATATTCGTTCCTTTTTTATGATGGCAACTAATCTATATGCCTCAAGAATTATTCTTCAGACATTAGGAGTCAATGACTATGGACTTTATGGCGCAATTGGAAGCATTGTGGTTATGTTCACATTTATAAATGGAACATTGTCTACGGGTACGAGCCGTTTTTTGACTTATGAATTAGGTTTTGGTAATAAAGAAAAATTAAAGAAAACGTTCAGTGCGTCGTTTGCAATGCATTTGGCATTGGCTTTTATTTTGTTAGTATTAATGGAAACTGTTGGCTTATGGTTTGTGAATAATGAGATGAATATACCTGAGGGCCGAGAGATAGCTGCAAATATTGTGTATCAGTTTTCTATACTGACATGTATGTTCAGTTTGACACAAGTGCCATATAGTGCAAGTGTCATCTCTCACGAGCGTATGAATATTTATGCTTATGTGGGTGTTGCTGAGGCTGTTTTTAAATTAATATTAGTGTTTTTCTTATTGTATATACCAACAACAGACAATTTGATTGCGTATGCAGCAATTTTGGCTGCATGGAATATCGGGTTGCAAATATTTTATCGTTTTTACTGTTATAAGTGTTTTCCAGAAAGTCATTTATCCTTGTGTAAGGATAAAAGTATTTATAAAAATATGCTTTCTTATTCTTTATGGGATTTCATTGGATCATTTTGTGCAAATGGGAATAATCAGGGATTGAATATACTTATAAACCTATTTTTTGGAGTAGCAGTCAATGCTGCAAGAATGATTGCTTACCAAGTTGATAATGCTATACTAACATTTTCAACCAATTTTATGACCTCTATTCAACCTCAAATAGTTAAGTCTTATGCGGCACATAATAAAAAAAGATTTTTTCAGTTGATATATGAAGGTGGAAGGTATAGCTTTTTTCTGATGTCATTGGTAGCTGTTCCTATATTATTAGAAACAGATTTTATTTTAAGTATTTGGCTGAAAGAAGTGCCCGTATGGACATCATTGTTTTTGCGATGTATTGTTTCTATTGCTTTATTCAGAACTTTCGCCAGACCCATGATACAAGGTGTTCATGCAACTGGTGATGTAAAGTTTTTAAATCTTTCAAGTGGCTTGTTTAATGCGCTTACTTATTTGCCTTTGATTTATATTCTTTATTGGTCGGGATTACCTGTGTGGTCATGTTTTTATATACATACAGCCAGTGCTATAATAAGTTCATATTTAGAAGCTTATTCATTATATAAAATTGAGAAGTATAGCATGTGGAATTATTTTTTTGATGTTTATTTACGTTCTATTGCAATATTGCTTTTAGCATCATTGCCATCAGTGATAATTGTTCTTTTATTAGATGCAGGTTGGGAACGATTAATATTTACAACATCGATAAGTACTATTTGTATTTTTGTATGTGTATATACTATGGGGTTAAATAGAGATGTAAGGAGGAAGATTTTAATAGAAGTAACTAATAAAATAAGAAGCCTATTATGA
- a CDS encoding aldo/keto reductase family protein, giving the protein MDYSTMKEVVSAGLKTGFRAFDTARDYGNEHIVGKVLKECLAEQGLKREDIFITTKIGNGQQRLGNIAEQINVSLKNLQTDYVDCWLMHWPYPNYYIDTYHKMEKVYQSGKVRAIGMANYHVRHFKKLWEAGFDIAPHCVQFEHHPMRTADDIIAFCRAHDIVIQAYSPLCRMIDPIKNSPILKAIADRTGKSVGQVILRWHYQHQSVPCFKSINIKRLEENFDIWDFELTGGDMAAINSMNCDYKYHIESASCPGF; this is encoded by the coding sequence ATGGACTATTCTACGATGAAAGAGGTGGTTTCAGCCGGGTTAAAAACTGGTTTTCGAGCATTCGATACGGCTCGTGACTATGGAAATGAGCATATCGTAGGAAAAGTGCTCAAAGAATGCCTTGCAGAACAAGGTTTAAAACGTGAAGATATTTTCATAACAACAAAAATAGGTAACGGGCAGCAACGTTTAGGGAACATCGCAGAGCAGATAAACGTGTCACTCAAGAATCTTCAAACAGATTATGTGGATTGTTGGCTTATGCATTGGCCTTATCCGAATTATTATATTGATACTTATCACAAAATGGAGAAAGTCTATCAAAGTGGTAAAGTGCGTGCTATTGGTATGGCAAATTATCATGTGCGTCATTTTAAGAAACTTTGGGAGGCAGGTTTTGACATTGCGCCTCATTGTGTTCAGTTTGAACATCATCCGATGCGTACAGCTGATGATATTATTGCATTTTGTCGTGCGCACGATATAGTCATTCAGGCATATTCACCACTTTGTCGTATGATTGATCCTATTAAAAATTCACCAATACTCAAAGCTATAGCTGACCGTACAGGTAAAAGTGTTGGTCAGGTTATTCTTCGTTGGCATTATCAGCATCAGTCTGTTCCTTGCTTTAAATCCATAAATATTAAACGCTTGGAGGAAAATTTTGACATTTGGGATTTTGAACTTACTGGAGGGGATATGGCAGCTATTAATTCGATGAATTGTGATTATAAATATCATATTGAATCGGCTAGTTGTCCTGGTTTCTGA
- a CDS encoding N-acetylmuramoyl-L-alanine amidase has product MRKITLIIIHCSATPEGRNLDFETCRHDHIHHRGFKDIGYHFYITRDGGIHRGRSLERIGAHCKNHNRHSVGICYEGGLSAGGIPADTRTLEQKATLLALLRELRAVLPEAIIVGHRDLNPLKGCPCFDAVKEYASL; this is encoded by the coding sequence ATGCGCAAGATAACATTGATCATCATCCATTGTTCCGCCACCCCCGAGGGGCGGAACCTGGATTTCGAGACCTGCCGCCACGACCATATCCACCACCGCGGTTTCAAGGATATCGGTTACCATTTCTACATCACGCGCGACGGCGGGATTCACCGCGGACGCTCGCTGGAGCGAATCGGAGCGCACTGCAAGAACCACAACCGGCATTCTGTCGGCATCTGTTATGAAGGGGGCTTGTCTGCCGGCGGCATACCCGCGGACACACGGACACTGGAACAGAAAGCGACCCTGCTGGCCTTGCTCCGGGAGTTGCGGGCTGTCCTGCCCGAAGCAATCATTGTAGGACATCGGGATTTGAATCCGCTGAAGGGATGCCCTTGCTTTGATGCGGTGAAAGAGTATGCATCCTTGTAA
- a CDS encoding smalltalk protein, translating to MENQKRKSTWSTILKVIIAVATAIGSVIGIQSCI from the coding sequence ATGGAAAATCAGAAAAGAAAATCTACTTGGAGCACCATCCTGAAAGTTATCATTGCAGTGGCAACTGCTATAGGCAGCGTCATAGGTATACAAAGTTGTATTTAA
- a CDS encoding HU family DNA-binding protein — protein MALNYSVSLRPNPLDKDAAPKAYATSQINGELTLKQLSKRVSSQTTVSRADVVAVLTATVDNLLEALTEGKQVDFGELGKFRLQIASIGTEKLTDFTAAHITGVNIQYVPGEDLKTIFGALEFQPVASRAAQAAALRAEKEGKTVADLLKSKNEPEV, from the coding sequence ATGGCATTAAATTACAGTGTTTCATTACGTCCCAATCCGCTGGACAAGGATGCGGCTCCCAAAGCTTACGCCACCTCACAGATCAATGGCGAACTTACCTTGAAACAACTCAGCAAACGTGTTTCTTCACAGACTACCGTGAGTCGCGCCGATGTGGTGGCCGTTCTCACCGCTACTGTAGACAATCTGCTGGAAGCCCTTACCGAAGGAAAGCAGGTGGATTTCGGTGAACTGGGCAAGTTCCGTCTCCAGATAGCCAGTATAGGAACGGAAAAACTGACGGATTTCACCGCCGCCCATATCACCGGAGTCAATATCCAATATGTTCCCGGAGAGGATTTAAAAACCATCTTCGGCGCACTGGAATTCCAACCTGTAGCCAGCCGTGCCGCACAAGCTGCCGCACTGCGTGCCGAAAAGGAAGGAAAAACCGTGGCAGACCTGCTGAAGAGCAAAAACGAACCGGAAGTCTAA
- a CDS encoding DUF4248 domain-containing protein has translation MNEEETYMGEWPVKPYYKRDLAMGYAPDITPVAALNRLSAWIHHHKPLYQALLDSGYADRQRIFNSVQVGLIFHYLGRP, from the coding sequence ATGAACGAAGAAGAAACGTATATGGGCGAATGGCCGGTGAAGCCTTATTACAAACGGGATTTGGCCATGGGATATGCCCCCGATATCACTCCTGTGGCAGCGTTGAACCGCCTTTCTGCCTGGATACACCATCATAAGCCGCTTTATCAGGCTTTGCTCGATTCGGGCTATGCGGACAGACAGCGTATTTTCAATTCGGTACAAGTGGGGTTGATTTTCCATTATTTGGGAAGACCGTAG
- a CDS encoding toprim domain-containing protein, with amino-acid sequence MKPYYSLSDFPDRKNAGKNFLARCPKCGTMHLYISKAKGLYHCFYAGCEFNGILTDYCKDKRPMFSYPKEKSSDRTGTCPPPGTRHLTGNLPEYRNATENNVNEVPMLPGDYKILSPAVLQKIKPLDESPECTDPDQLAARRYLADQGISLATAIATHIGCLRHYCITKNSEDKREQASSVFPCIAYVNYVDGRPVNAKYRSCSPSPSAKTVTAANASAVSGEIEIPDGTTEESPVTYSKFWSQDSPTKPCAPYNIDCINPLLVEEETIPRLIIVEGEKDALVLMEAGYRHVISVPSGAASDLAKSFEAFTSWLDQVQDIVICGDTDLPGRTLVKHLSDYFGARCLFTTLPGGCKDIGDVMNLYGTEVVQSVIEDACACHTTDIITVEQRREEVMNVLHGKYDHGYSVGYGPLTDRVFHPTDTGGLIIMTGMPNSGKTDFLNDLTSRIMRDTERFVCYLSFEVPDKDKHIAHLIHLLLGKANTTAYTDEQLTPYIDFLNTHMIHLDMHEVPPTPGNILHRADLVRRRQPLKYLVIDPYLFVEAQSGKGETETQSIKSMLTRFQSWGRENHIWVIIVAHPRSLKKIDGKNAMEDINMYTISGSANWANLADFILSITRINEPDRAFTRLDVLKVRDQELCRTGTVYYTRQPCGRYEEHESEEECSSNNG; translated from the coding sequence ATGAAACCCTATTATTCCCTTTCGGACTTTCCCGACCGCAAGAATGCGGGAAAGAATTTTCTTGCCCGGTGTCCCAAATGCGGTACCATGCATCTGTATATCTCAAAAGCCAAAGGGCTGTATCATTGCTTCTACGCCGGATGCGAATTCAATGGCATCCTGACTGATTATTGCAAGGACAAGCGTCCCATGTTCTCTTACCCCAAAGAAAAGTCGTCCGATCGAACCGGAACATGCCCACCCCCCGGAACGCGCCACCTCACAGGCAACCTGCCGGAATATCGAAATGCGACAGAAAACAACGTGAACGAAGTCCCCATGCTGCCAGGCGACTACAAAATCCTATCCCCCGCCGTGTTGCAAAAAATCAAGCCGCTGGACGAATCGCCCGAGTGTACGGATCCTGACCAACTGGCAGCACGCCGTTATCTGGCCGATCAGGGCATCTCTCTCGCCACAGCCATCGCAACGCATATCGGCTGCCTGCGTCATTACTGCATCACCAAGAACAGTGAGGACAAACGCGAACAGGCTTCCTCCGTCTTTCCCTGCATCGCCTACGTGAACTACGTGGACGGACGTCCCGTTAATGCCAAGTACCGCTCATGCAGCCCCTCGCCATCCGCAAAGACCGTTACCGCTGCCAACGCCTCCGCAGTATCCGGAGAGATAGAAATTCCGGACGGAACAACGGAAGAATCTCCCGTAACCTACAGCAAATTCTGGAGTCAGGATTCGCCCACCAAACCATGCGCTCCCTACAACATAGACTGCATCAATCCGCTGTTGGTAGAGGAAGAGACCATTCCCCGACTCATTATCGTAGAAGGTGAAAAAGATGCGTTGGTACTGATGGAAGCAGGATACCGCCACGTCATCAGTGTGCCCTCGGGAGCGGCAAGCGACCTGGCGAAAAGCTTCGAGGCATTCACTTCCTGGCTGGACCAGGTGCAGGACATCGTGATCTGCGGTGACACCGACCTGCCCGGACGCACACTGGTGAAACATCTGTCCGACTACTTCGGAGCACGCTGCCTTTTCACCACCCTGCCCGGAGGGTGCAAAGACATAGGCGATGTGATGAATCTTTACGGCACCGAAGTGGTGCAAAGCGTCATAGAAGATGCCTGTGCCTGCCACACCACCGATATCATCACTGTAGAACAACGCAGGGAAGAGGTGATGAACGTGCTGCACGGCAAATACGACCACGGCTACAGCGTGGGCTACGGCCCCTTGACCGACCGCGTTTTCCATCCCACCGACACAGGCGGCCTGATCATCATGACCGGTATGCCCAACAGCGGAAAAACGGATTTTCTGAACGACCTGACCAGCCGCATCATGCGCGACACGGAACGCTTCGTATGCTACCTCTCTTTCGAGGTTCCGGACAAGGACAAGCATATAGCACACCTGATACACCTGCTGCTGGGCAAAGCCAACACCACCGCCTATACCGACGAGCAGCTGACACCCTATATTGATTTTCTGAACACTCACATGATTCATCTGGATATGCACGAAGTGCCGCCCACTCCCGGAAACATTCTGCACCGGGCCGATCTGGTACGCCGCAGGCAGCCATTGAAATATCTGGTGATAGACCCTTATCTTTTTGTAGAGGCGCAAAGTGGAAAAGGCGAGACCGAAACCCAAAGCATCAAGTCGATGCTGACCCGTTTTCAGTCGTGGGGGCGCGAGAACCATATCTGGGTAATCATCGTGGCTCATCCGCGCAGCCTGAAGAAAATAGACGGAAAGAACGCAATGGAGGACATCAACATGTACACCATATCCGGCAGTGCCAATTGGGCGAATCTGGCCGATTTCATCCTCTCCATCACCCGTATAAACGAACCCGACCGTGCCTTCACCCGCCTGGATGTGCTGAAAGTGCGCGACCAGGAACTGTGCCGCACGGGAACCGTGTACTACACCCGCCAACCCTGCGGACGTTATGAAGAGCATGAGAGCGAAGAGGAATGTAGTAGTAACAATGGTTAA
- a CDS encoding polysaccharide pyruvyl transferase family protein: MRIGILTLPLHTNYGGILQAYALQTVLERMGHEVSVITTPNKAKLPVWKWPYSYPKRMIRKYILGRNEHVFFESYYNRVYPIVGQHTLQFIDKYIHYFEVGKLLDLKENNFDAFVVGSDQVWRPMYYPTKIENAYLDFARDWNVKRMAYAASFGTSDWEYTAGQTRRCRELLRKFDVVSVREESAVELCRKFLGVNASHVLDPTMLLDVQDYVDLVKRADVPKSKGTLLCYILDETELITDLISRLADETGLIPFRGNSRVDDWSAPLAERIQPPVEQWLRGFMDAELVVTDSFHACVFSILFHKPFVVVGNKGRGLTRVKSLLKMFGLEKALYSCNGNKNIDLNCIGIDWEDVNRRLQNLRKHSFNLLNKV, from the coding sequence ATGAGAATTGGAATATTGACATTGCCTCTCCATACTAATTATGGAGGGATACTTCAAGCGTATGCGTTGCAGACGGTGTTGGAACGGATGGGGCATGAAGTTTCGGTGATAACTACACCAAATAAAGCAAAATTACCTGTCTGGAAATGGCCTTATTCTTATCCTAAACGGATGATAAGGAAATATATATTAGGTAGGAATGAGCACGTTTTTTTTGAATCGTACTATAATCGTGTATATCCGATTGTCGGTCAACATACTTTACAATTTATAGATAAATACATTCATTATTTTGAAGTCGGAAAATTACTGGATCTTAAAGAAAATAACTTCGATGCTTTTGTGGTGGGCAGTGACCAGGTTTGGCGTCCTATGTACTATCCGACTAAAATAGAGAATGCGTATCTGGACTTTGCAAGGGACTGGAATGTCAAACGAATGGCGTATGCGGCTTCTTTTGGAACAAGCGATTGGGAATATACTGCCGGACAGACAAGACGCTGTAGGGAATTATTACGGAAATTTGATGTGGTAAGTGTTCGTGAGGAATCGGCAGTGGAACTGTGTCGTAAGTTTTTGGGAGTAAATGCCAGCCATGTGTTAGACCCCACTATGCTTTTGGATGTTCAGGATTATGTAGATTTGGTGAAAAGGGCGGATGTTCCTAAAAGCAAAGGTACATTGTTATGCTATATCTTGGATGAGACGGAATTGATAACTGATCTGATATCACGGTTGGCCGATGAGACGGGGTTGATTCCTTTCCGTGGAAATTCACGTGTGGATGATTGGAGCGCGCCTTTGGCTGAGCGTATCCAGCCGCCGGTGGAACAATGGTTGCGAGGCTTTATGGATGCGGAACTGGTTGTTACAGATAGTTTTCATGCTTGTGTGTTTTCTATATTGTTTCATAAACCTTTTGTGGTTGTGGGAAATAAGGGCAGAGGTTTGACTAGAGTTAAATCTTTGTTGAAAATGTTTGGATTGGAGAAGGCTTTGTATAGTTGTAATGGTAATAAAAATATAGATTTAAATTGTATAGGGATAGATTGGGAAGATGTAAATAGAAGGTTACAGAATTTGCGTAAGCACTCTTTTAATTTGTTGAACAAAGTATAA
- a CDS encoding glycosyltransferase family 2 protein, with translation MSSNPIISIIVPVYNVEHYLPKCIESILNQSFADFEVWLIDDGSSDNSGKICDEYACKDARIRVVHKQNGGVNTARKMGCKLAQGEYIALVDSDDSLPPLALSALYDKAKSLNLDVVLGSSNDICNGVERKNLNVAEGLFDKIGYVKQLLTNKCIIGPACKIIRRSCLDVEVAFSLPKKIFLNEDLFMNVCIGLQCERVGIFNDIIAYNYTADNLNSISHSKTMSECEWIYLFERIREQLKKVNSCFENCASEYYDYIYYVIGTSFYNKNRLFNDTSFIKQILSEDIYKHKGKISIYRTICKHPFLLPVYSFLRDSIRKLLKKES, from the coding sequence ATGAGTAGTAATCCGATAATATCAATAATAGTTCCTGTTTATAATGTGGAGCATTATCTACCTAAATGTATTGAGAGTATTTTGAATCAATCTTTTGCTGATTTTGAAGTTTGGTTGATTGATGATGGTAGTTCTGATAACAGTGGAAAGATTTGTGATGAATATGCATGTAAGGATGCCCGTATTCGTGTGGTTCATAAGCAGAATGGAGGGGTAAATACAGCAAGAAAAATGGGGTGTAAGTTAGCACAAGGAGAATATATAGCTTTAGTAGATTCTGATGATAGTTTGCCTCCTCTAGCTTTATCCGCTTTATATGATAAAGCTAAATCTTTAAATCTTGACGTAGTTTTGGGAAGCAGTAATGATATATGTAATGGAGTAGAAAGGAAAAATTTGAATGTAGCCGAAGGCTTGTTTGATAAGATAGGCTATGTTAAACAATTGTTGACCAACAAATGTATTATAGGTCCTGCGTGTAAAATTATTAGACGCTCATGTTTGGATGTGGAAGTTGCATTTTCTTTACCTAAAAAGATTTTTCTTAACGAGGATTTGTTTATGAATGTCTGTATTGGTTTGCAATGTGAAAGGGTAGGCATTTTTAATGATATTATAGCATACAATTATACGGCTGATAATTTAAATTCGATATCTCATTCGAAAACGATGTCTGAATGCGAATGGATTTATTTATTTGAAAGAATCAGAGAGCAATTAAAAAAAGTCAATTCTTGTTTTGAAAATTGTGCATCTGAATACTATGATTATATTTATTATGTGATAGGCACAAGTTTCTATAATAAGAATCGTTTGTTCAATGATACTTCTTTTATTAAACAAATTTTGTCTGAAGATATTTATAAACATAAAGGTAAAATAAGTATATATAGAACGATTTGTAAGCATCCTTTTTTATTACCAGTGTATTCTTTCCTAAGGGACTCAATTAGAAAATTATTAAAAAAGGAAAGCTAA
- a CDS encoding glycosyltransferase family 2 protein produces MYKVSVIVLIYKVEKYIERCARSLFCQTMQDIEYIFVNDCTPDHSIQVLQSVIDEYPQRKSDIKIISHEKNMGSGAARNTGLEAAGGEYVIYCDGDDWVDPDMYEKLYIKAREDNADIVMCDYYEEKRGKRIRYNQNPFRYKGNIVEQMLVGKLHSSVWGALVRKSLYEDNHIQFPVGISMWEDLCTSVRLHCFAHRVSYVEEAFYHYAIYMNSVSHHTTMKQLEDMISACLLVESFFKEQGIYSSYHIPFLRRCFYLKKAFLVNKNLRNLNLWRELWPESNTCLEAFQIRFYHRIGYYLANLEYYRLAIGIIKFSDKVDDCLRMLIGIR; encoded by the coding sequence ATGTATAAAGTAAGTGTTATCGTTCTTATATATAAAGTTGAAAAATATATAGAACGCTGTGCTCGCTCTTTATTCTGCCAGACAATGCAGGATATTGAATATATTTTTGTGAATGACTGTACTCCGGATCATAGTATTCAGGTATTGCAGTCTGTCATAGATGAATATCCGCAACGGAAGTCAGATATAAAAATCATTTCTCATGAAAAAAACATGGGTTCCGGTGCAGCCCGTAATACGGGGCTTGAAGCAGCCGGTGGAGAATATGTCATTTATTGCGATGGTGATGACTGGGTAGATCCTGATATGTATGAGAAACTATACATAAAAGCTCGTGAAGACAATGCTGATATTGTGATGTGTGATTATTATGAGGAAAAACGAGGTAAACGCATCCGTTACAATCAGAATCCTTTCAGGTATAAGGGTAACATTGTGGAACAGATGCTGGTGGGGAAGCTCCATTCCAGTGTATGGGGGGCTTTGGTTCGGAAAAGCTTGTATGAGGATAATCATATTCAGTTTCCTGTTGGGATAAGTATGTGGGAGGATTTGTGCACTTCTGTAAGGTTGCATTGTTTCGCACATCGGGTATCGTATGTGGAAGAGGCATTTTATCATTATGCTATTTATATGAATTCTGTATCTCATCATACTACAATGAAGCAATTGGAAGATATGATTAGTGCATGTTTACTTGTTGAATCTTTTTTTAAGGAGCAAGGTATCTATTCATCATATCATATACCCTTCTTACGTAGATGTTTTTATCTGAAAAAAGCATTTTTAGTAAATAAGAATTTAAGGAATCTCAATTTGTGGAGGGAACTGTGGCCGGAGAGTAATACATGTTTGGAGGCGTTTCAAATTAGATTTTATCATCGAATAGGGTATTATTTAGCTAATTTGGAATATTATAGATTGGCAATCGGAATAATAAAATTTAGTGATAAAGTGGATGATTGTCTTCGAATGCTCATAGGTATAAGATAA